The genomic interval CTCCATGTACTCGCAAAAAGAAATTTTTTGGTCCGGACTATTCATAATTAGCTGTTTCATATACTTCTCCATTACACTGCCACCCCCATTTGCCTTCTAAATATTATAAAAAATAGGCACCTGAAACAAAATTTGTCTCAGATGCCTGTTAGCTAGAATACATAATGCCCAATAATTTTCACAAAGGCTTTTCCGATTATGACCAGCGCTTTCTCCTCAAAATCAAAACGAGGATGATGGTGTGGGAAATGCGTGCTTTCATGCTCATTTCGAGCCCCCACTTTAAAGTACGTTCCCGGTTTTTCTTGTAAAAAGTATGCAAAATCTTCTGCGCCCATGGACGGCTCGAATTCTACAATCGACTCTTTTGAAAATAGTTCTATCAAAACTTCTCTCAATAATTCCGTTTCCGAAGGATGATTATATAGAGCCGGATAGCCATTTAAATAATCAATATGATAACTAGCATGATGTGCCTCCGTAATCCCTTTAACAATAGAACGAATTTCTTCTTCAATTTGAACACGCACATCATGGTCAAAGGTACGAACGGTTCCTTCAAGCTTAGCTGAATTGGCAATAACATTGAAAGCATCACCTGCTTGAAAAACGCCAATAGTGACCACCGCTGCCTGTAAAGGATTAATTCTGCGACTCACAATTTTTTGCAAAGATTGGACAATTTCGCTTCCAATCACAATAGAATCAATTGACTGATGAGGTCTCGCTCCATGTCCCCCTTTTCCTTCAATTGTAATCGTAAAAGCATCGACTGCAGCCATACGAAATCCTGAACCAACCGCCACTTTTCCATAGGGAATATCTGTTGCTAGATGTGCACCAAATACAGCGTCTACTCCATCTAATGCCCCATCTTCGACCATAAATTTTGCGCCGCCAGGAGGCTTCTCCTCTGCATGTTGAAAAATAAAAATGAGTTTCCCTTTTATTTTTTCTCGAAACTGGCTAAGCGTTCGTGCTACCCCAAGCAGTGCAGATGTATGGCCATCATGACCACAAGCATGCATCACACCTGTTTTTTGTGATTTATATGTCGTCTCCTTTTCATCCTGAATCGGAAGAGCATCAAAATCTGCTCTTAAGGCGATTGTTTTCCCTTCTTGTTCTCCTGTAAGAATACCAATAACACCATTTCCGCCAATATTCTCTTTTACGTCTAACCCAAAACTACGCAACTTCTGGGCAATAAACGTTGCGGTTTCCGTTTCCTGAAAAGATAACTCGGGATTTTGGTGTAAATATCTTCGCCATTCAACAAGGTCAGAAAAGCTATTTTCTATTTGTGCATATATCTGTTCCATATGCATCGACTTCACCTCTCCCATCCCATCATAAAGCCTTACCGTTTACAAAAATGGATTGCTTACTCGCTCATCGCCAATTGTTGTCACTGGTCCATGCCCTGGACAAACAATTGTATCATCCGGTAAAGGAAGTAATTTGTTTTCAATACTTTGCAATAATTCATCGTGATTTCCACCTGGTAAATCGGTTCTACCAACACTATTTAAAAACAGAACATCGCCTGAAAATAACATACCCTTATCTTTCAAATAGTAAGAAATACTGCCCGGTGAATGACCTGGTGTTTCAAATAGTTGAAAATGAAACGAGCCAATCGTCAGCTCTTGTTCACTTGTTAGCACATGTTCAGCAGGCTTTAGGCGCATCGGACGATCTGGAAACCATCTTTGCGAACCATTTAACGCTGGATCTGAGAGCCATTTTGCTTCTCTTTGGTGAATATAGGCAGGAATTTGATAGTGTTCACGAATAGCATCGAGAGCCCCAATATGATCAAAATGAGCATGCGTTAATAACACGGCAAGTGGTTGTAACTTTTTCGTTTGAATATATTGAATAAGTTTTTGCGGCTCCTCGCCCGGATCGAAAATAATACATGTTTGATCATCCGAAAGTATGTAACAATTTGTTTGTAATGGCCCTAGTGGGATTTGATTCCATTTCATATCCTTATCAACTCCAATTTCTTTATTCCTTTCATTATATAACCAAATCGTAAATTGGAATAGCAATCAACATAGCTATTTTTCCATCTCGACAAACTATTCAAAACCAAGTAAACTGTTAATAAATGCAAATTTCTTCCTGTATTTCTCTTAACCATCTTGTTTTTGGGTACACTATTCAAGCTGAATGATTAATAAGGAGGTCAAAATCATGGTACTGATGATTATTTTTGGACTTGTTTCAATCCTCGCATTGTTCGCTGTTTTTACTACTTTAAAAAACAAGAATTATTTAGGCCTGCTCTTTGCTGGCGGAAGTGCCGCTGTCTTTGGCTGGTTCACTGTCATGACGATTCTTAACAGCGGGTTTCCTGTTGCTCACTAAACATGTATACATACAAAAATCCCACTTACGGTGGGATTTTTGTATGTATTATTGTTTTAGTTTAAACAATGGTTTCACTTTTTTATGCTGTATATCAATGATGTTCTCCAATTGATAACCATATAAACAGAAGTTCCCATCAGGTGAGCAACTTAATGATTTACTTTTAATATTTTCGAGTATCTTTTCTTTTTTACCTGTCTTCCAATTAAGTGTAATCAAATTAAACACTGCTTCATTTTGATTAGAATACGTAGGTTTTGAAGGAATAAAGGTCAAGAAATCTCCTTTTTTCTCATTAAAATCATAGGATGGAATCTTCCAATCCGAATAGCTGTTTACATACGGAACGGAAAACGAAGTAACCGGTTTGTTTTGTTCGTCAAAAAATGTATACGTAGCCCGATTTAGATTTTCAGTTTGCCGTTGAATCGTCATCAACGTTTGCTTCATCTTCTTAAAATGAACAACATCTAACATGATGCTTTCTGATTCTTCACGATCTAACTCTTTTCTAACTAACGGTGCTGTCAACGTTTGTTGATCCTTTTGCCAATCAAGAAACATCATTCCGTTTTCACTATCCCACTGAGCAAATGGCTGTGACTGGTCTATCATATCGATAGTTTGCTCATTTACATTGACAATATAGCTATTATACGACCAGTCTTTTGAAAAATTGGAAAAAAACAAAACGCCATCTTTATATATATTCCACTCATATGTGATTTCATAAGCAGGTAATGCTACAGAATATACAAGCTCTCCATTGGCACGTAAAATACTACTTTGTATTTTTTCTTCTAGCGGTGTTGATACAAGAATATACGATTTAGACGGGCTAATCGAAACCGACGAGATTGGTGCAGATGGCTGATACAAAATGGTATGTTTATTCGACTTCAAATTCCAGGCCATTAACTGAGGCCATTCTTCCATTTCCGCCTTTTTAGAATATAGAATCGTATTGGAATCAAGCCATCCGTAAACAGCTTCTATGTCATCTGTACCTTGGTCTATTGCAGCCAATTGATTGAAGGAAAAATGCTCTTGTAGATTAGAATTTTCGTTTTCACGATGATGTAGATTTTTGGCAGGCTCACAAGCCGCTAAAAACAGGAAAGTGGAGATTGACAATAAAACAAAACAAACACTACATTTCAAATTTATCATAATCTTACCTTGAAACTGCTTGCTTAAAGCAGCATAACACGCTTTAATCCTCCACACACCTCCCATTTTTATGAGCGAGGTAACTAAACCACCTTACGACCTCATTATAAAGCAAAAATAGGAAATATGGGACTCAAACTTTCTTCCTTTTTCTATAAAAATAAACCAACCATTAAAATTTTAACAGCTTCTCGATAAATCGCAGGCATTTGTGAAAGTGGAAGTGGATTAATTCCCTTGCCTAGTTCAACCGTAAAACCTGGTCGTTTAAACTCTTGAATAAACCAATCTTTATACCCCGCATGACTATCTACATATCGAACCGCTCGATATCCACTCTGTCTTTCCATTTCTTTAGCAATTCGTTCTGATTCCTCTGGTTCATGTCCCTCATATCCCCAATAAATTTCCTTTCCTTGTGTATGAAGTGCAATGACCTTAGAAAAATTACGTCGTTCCGCTAATTGTTTCATCACAATCGCTTCCGGTTCGGATAAAAATATTTCACCTGGAAAATCTCTCGGTGCTTCCACTTTTGGGAGTTTCCGCTCTTTTTCAATCTGCCAATTGGCCGGAAATTGATTATTTAAGTCTACACCGCGGATATTTGCCTTCCAGCCATAATATTCTGTTTCCCCTTCATTGATATGACGTACATTGAATTTCCCTTCCGCCGCTCGATCTCCTAATACAACAAGATCAACGCCATCCGGGTTCACCATTGGAACGATGGATATGTTCACACGATGATATAGATGAAGAAAAGCGGAAGATTCATTTGTAAAGGACAGCAGCAATTCATTTAACCACTTCATTAATACCGCCGATGTAATCCACTCATTGGC from Peribacillus asahii carries:
- a CDS encoding M20 metallopeptidase family protein; this encodes MEQIYAQIENSFSDLVEWRRYLHQNPELSFQETETATFIAQKLRSFGLDVKENIGGNGVIGILTGEQEGKTIALRADFDALPIQDEKETTYKSQKTGVMHACGHDGHTSALLGVARTLSQFREKIKGKLIFIFQHAEEKPPGGAKFMVEDGALDGVDAVFGAHLATDIPYGKVAVGSGFRMAAVDAFTITIEGKGGHGARPHQSIDSIVIGSEIVQSLQKIVSRRINPLQAAVVTIGVFQAGDAFNVIANSAKLEGTVRTFDHDVRVQIEEEIRSIVKGITEAHHASYHIDYLNGYPALYNHPSETELLREVLIELFSKESIVEFEPSMGAEDFAYFLQEKPGTYFKVGARNEHESTHFPHHHPRFDFEEKALVIIGKAFVKIIGHYVF
- a CDS encoding YqgU-like beta propeller domain-containing protein → MWRIKACYAALSKQFQGKIMINLKCSVCFVLLSISTFLFLAACEPAKNLHHRENENSNLQEHFSFNQLAAIDQGTDDIEAVYGWLDSNTILYSKKAEMEEWPQLMAWNLKSNKHTILYQPSAPISSVSISPSKSYILVSTPLEEKIQSSILRANGELVYSVALPAYEITYEWNIYKDGVLFFSNFSKDWSYNSYIVNVNEQTIDMIDQSQPFAQWDSENGMMFLDWQKDQQTLTAPLVRKELDREESESIMLDVVHFKKMKQTLMTIQRQTENLNRATYTFFDEQNKPVTSFSVPYVNSYSDWKIPSYDFNEKKGDFLTFIPSKPTYSNQNEAVFNLITLNWKTGKKEKILENIKSKSLSCSPDGNFCLYGYQLENIIDIQHKKVKPLFKLKQ
- a CDS encoding MBL fold metallo-hydrolase codes for the protein MKWNQIPLGPLQTNCYILSDDQTCIIFDPGEEPQKLIQYIQTKKLQPLAVLLTHAHFDHIGALDAIREHYQIPAYIHQREAKWLSDPALNGSQRWFPDRPMRLKPAEHVLTSEQELTIGSFHFQLFETPGHSPGSISYYLKDKGMLFSGDVLFLNSVGRTDLPGGNHDELLQSIENKLLPLPDDTIVCPGHGPVTTIGDERVSNPFL
- a CDS encoding DUF2759 domain-containing protein — translated: MVLMIIFGLVSILALFAVFTTLKNKNYLGLLFAGGSAAVFGWFTVMTILNSGFPVAH
- a CDS encoding M14 family metallopeptidase, with product MKIISREGDSLEYYSRLFQIPLELIQDANPQMKKEKLSSGFKVKIPGFMLQKETEMSMETAGRVYQLPLDALYLVNGVQQSMNSPFLIPVRLIKPLIKTEKLYSSASLQRDLELLSTYYPFMKVETIGHSVLGKDIVEVQFGRGDSVVHYNGSFHANEWITSAVLMKWLNELLLSFTNESSAFLHLYHRVNISIVPMVNPDGVDLVVLGDRAAEGKFNVRHINEGETEYYGWKANIRGVDLNNQFPANWQIEKERKLPKVEAPRDFPGEIFLSEPEAIVMKQLAERRNFSKVIALHTQGKEIYWGYEGHEPEESERIAKEMERQSGYRAVRYVDSHAGYKDWFIQEFKRPGFTVELGKGINPLPLSQMPAIYREAVKILMVGLFL